The nucleotide sequence GGGATAAAGGCATTGGGgaagaaacaaatgtttgttttcttcttttgtggcAATGAGCTGAGCAGCTTCGCTAAAGACTTTCAGGCCTTGCAGGGTGGCTAAGTGGGAGGAAAATAAGTTTCCGTTAGGGGAAGGCTGCTTCAGATTCccatttttctcacattttatgATGCTTCGTTCGTAGCTGACATCGGGGCTGTTCCGTTCGCTTTCTGGATTCGGAAATACTTTGCTGTCGAGTTGACCCAAGTCGTTACGCTGATGTGCTGTGACCGGGCAGAAATTCTGCTTGTGGGCCAGATAGTTCTCGACTTTATTGAAGCTGATCTTGCACACGGTGCACTCGTGGTAGTCTAGCAGCCTTTTGGGAGACGCGGTCGTCCGCTCAGACTGGGATAAACACTTTTTGCTGAGATCAATGGGCACGTCCATCTCGAGGCAGGAAACGCTGGAATGAGTCGTGTCACATTTGGAAACCGGGACACATTTGTTGATCGTCAGGGAAGTTTCCAAGTGCTTAGAGACAATTCCTGGGAAGATATCGCATCTTGGGTGGTAGCACTCTCCTAGCCCTTCGGTGGGTTCTTGAGTGGAGGTACAAGGATTGCTGAGGTTGGCGACGTCAAGAAATCGCTGTTGGACCAGGGGAGGCCTCTGCTCCTGTTCAGGTAGGCACATCTCATACATCTTCCTTCGCTTGCGGGTGCGCATGGTTCTCTGCATGGCAGGCACTTTGTTGGAAGCAGACCTCTTGAGTGGAGGGTCGTGGCGCGTAGCACAATAATACTGTTTGTGGACCATGTATGTTTCATGCCGGCTGAAGGTGATGTTGCAAGCTTCACAGGTAGTCTTATTTGGGTCACTTTCCCCATCCACCAGGGGGACACTGGGATTTTTCACATCAACAGGTTTTCCATTAATTTTATCGTCGTTGCTATTAGAGGTGGAGAGCTTCTTCACTTGGGTGGAAAAGTCCTTGTCGTGGCCCTTCCCATTTGGCCCAATTAAATCTAAAACGGTGGAAGAATTGATGCAGGATGTTTGGAGAAGGGGATTCTCAGGATCAGCAGAATGAGCCGCTGGGTTGAGGAGGTTTATGGAGGTTTGACCAGTGTTGGGGCTCACGGCCTCAGGCATCTTTTCTGAAACACCAGGGAACTCTGGGGACTTGGCCATCTGCTGCCATCGGCTGCTGCAGTAATGTTTTTTGTGCACGAGATAATTATCCAAATTATTGAATGTTATGTTACACTCAAAACAAGTAGCCCCCTTGGGCATCAAGGGGCTGTAAATGACGGGAGGGTAGCTACTACTTCCGTGCCTCAGTCGCCGATGGACCAGTTCGGACATCTTGGCTAAGATCTCCGAAGCTTGAGGGACCATGGTGATGTCCTGGGGGAAAGCAAACTGAGAGAGGAAAGGGCCCATGGGGAAAGAAGGCCCAACATTAGGCTGAACCGGAGATGAGGCAAGTCTTGGACTCGAGGGCTCAGACTTTATTTTCGTGTAAGAAAAgctctgtttgtttgttgtggGCTGTATCTCTGGTCTCTGGTTCGTGAGAAAGAGCTGCGTCTTTTTCTCACACTTGTCCAGCTCTGTGTCAGAGCTCGCATCTTTCGTCTGCATCGCCTTCTGGCTCTGGGGGAGTTCGCTCCTGGTCAGCAGGTCCGGCGCCGGCTGTAGGCTGTCTTCCGTCCCACTTGGAGAGTGTTCTATGTCACTTTCTCTGGGAAGTTTGCCTCCAGGGACATGGAGCTCCTGGTGCTGCAGTAACTCCCTCTGAGTCTGGAAGCCGAAGTGGCAGTGACTGCATCGGAAGGCAGCTTGAGTGAGATGGGAGAACAGGTGTTGGTGGAAGCCGATCACAGAATCGGCAGTGTAGCTACAGACGGTGCATTTTAGACTAGCACCAGGGGGCAGGAATTCTTCCATTTTCACTCCTGGAGAGACACACAAAATAAGAATACTGAGAACTGCAT is from Meles meles chromosome 1, mMelMel3.1 paternal haplotype, whole genome shotgun sequence and encodes:
- the ZFPM2 gene encoding zinc finger protein ZFPM2 isoform X3; its protein translation is MSRRKQSKPRQIKRELEVFQKDGERKIQSRQQLPVGTTWGPFAGKMDLNNNSLKTKAQVPMVLTAGPKWLLDVTWQGVEDSKNNCIVYSKGGQLWCTTTKAISEGEELIAFVVDFDSRLQAASQMTLAEGMYPARLLDSIQLLPQQAAMASILPTAIVNKDIFPCKSCGIWYRSERNLQAHLMYYCSGRQREAAPVSEENEDSAPQISSLCPFPQCTKSFSNARALEMHLNSHSGVKMEEFLPPGASLKCTVCSYTADSVIGFHQHLFSHLTQAAFRCSHCHFGFQTQRELLQHQELHVPGGKLPRESDIEHSPSGTEDSLQPAPDLLTRSELPQSQKAMQTKDASSDTELDKCEKKTQLFLTNQRPEIQPTTNKQSFSYTKIKSEPSSPRLASSPVQPNVGPSFPMGPFLSQFAFPQDITMVPQASEILAKMSELVHRRLRHGSSSYPPVIYSPLMPKGATCFECNITFNNLDNYLVHKKHYCSSRWQQMAKSPEFPGVSEKMPEAVSPNTGQTSINLLNPAAHSADPENPLLQTSCINSSTVLDLIGPNGKGHDKDFSTQVKKLSTSNSNDDKINGKPVDVKNPSVPLVDGESDPNKTTCEACNITFSRHETYMVHKQYYCATRHDPPLKRSASNKVPAMQRTMRTRKRRKMYEMCLPEQEQRPPLVQQRFLDVANLSNPCTSTQEPTEGLGECYHPRCDIFPGIVSKHLETSLTINKCVPVSKCDTTHSSVSCLEMDVPIDLSKKCLSQSERTTASPKRLLDYHECTVCKISFNKVENYLAHKQNFCPVTAHQRNDLGQLDSKVFPNPESERNSPDVSYERSIIKCEKNGNLKQPSPNGNLFSSHLATLQGLKVFSEAAQLIATKEENKHLFLPQCLYPGAIKKAKGADQLSPYYGIKPSDYISGSLVIHNTDLEQSTNAENESPKGQASSNGCAVPKKDSLPLLPKNRGMVIVNGGLKQDDRPATNPQQENISQNPPHEDGHKSPSWISENPLATNENVSPGIPSAEDQLSSIAKGVNGSTQAPTSGKYCRLCDIQFNNLSNFITHKKFYCSSHAAEHVK
- the ZFPM2 gene encoding zinc finger protein ZFPM2 isoform X2, encoding MSRRKQSKPRQIKRDDEGVQETAESDGDTQSEKPGQPGVETDDWDGPGELEVFQKDGERKIQSRQQLPVGTTWGPFAGKMDLNNNSLKTKAQVPMVLTAGPKWLLDVTWQGVEDSKNNCIVYSKGGQLWCTTTKAISEGEELIAFVVDFDSRLQAASQMTLAEGMYPARLLDSIQLLPQQAAMASILPTAIVNKDIFPCKSCGIWYRSERNLQAHLMYYCSGRQREAAPVSEENEDSAPQISSLCPFPQCTKSFSNARALEMHLNSHSGVKMEEFLPPGASLKCTVCSYTADSVIGFHQHLFSHLTQAAFRCSHCHFGFQTQRELLQHQELHVPGGKLPRESDIEHSPSGTEDSLQPAPDLLTRSELPQSQKAMQTKDASSDTELDKCEKKTQLFLTNQRPEIQPTTNKQSFSYTKIKSEPSSPRLASSPVQPNVGPSFPMGPFLSQFAFPQDITMVPQASEILAKMSELVHRRLRHGSSSYPPVIYSPLMPKGATCFECNITFNNLDNYLVHKKHYCSSRWQQMAKSPEFPGVSEKMPEAVSPNTGQTSINLLNPAAHSADPENPLLQTSCINSSTVLDLIGPNGKGHDKDFSTQVKKLSTSNSNDDKINGKPVDVKNPSVPLVDGESDPNKTTCEACNITFSRHETYMVHKQYYCATRHDPPLKRSASNKVPAMQRTMRTRKRRKMYEMCLPEQEQRPPLVQQRFLDVANLSNPCTSTQEPTEGLGECYHPRCDIFPGIVSKHLETSLTINKCVPVSKCDTTHSSVSCLEMDVPIDLSKKCLSQSERTTASPKRLLDYHECTVCKISFNKVENYLAHKQNFCPVTAHQRNDLGQLDSKVFPNPESERNSPDVSYERSIIKCEKNGNLKQPSPNGNLFSSHLATLQGLKVFSEAAQLIATKEENKHLFLPQCLYPGAIKKAKGADQLSPYYGIKPSDYISGSLVIHNTDLEQSTNAENESPKGQASSNGCAVPKKDSLPLLPKNRGMVIVNGGLKQDDRPATNPQQENISQNPPHEDGHKSPSWISENPLATNENVSPGIPSAEDQLSSIAKGVNGSTQAPTSGKYCRLCDIQFNNLSNFITHKKFYCSSHAAEHVK
- the ZFPM2 gene encoding zinc finger protein ZFPM2 isoform X1, whose amino-acid sequence is MSRRKQSKPRQIKRPLEDAIEEEEEECPSEETDIISKGDFPLEESFSTEFGPENLSCEEVEYFCNKGDDEGVQETAESDGDTQSEKPGQPGVETDDWDGPGELEVFQKDGERKIQSRQQLPVGTTWGPFAGKMDLNNNSLKTKAQVPMVLTAGPKWLLDVTWQGVEDSKNNCIVYSKGGQLWCTTTKAISEGEELIAFVVDFDSRLQAASQMTLAEGMYPARLLDSIQLLPQQAAMASILPTAIVNKDIFPCKSCGIWYRSERNLQAHLMYYCSGRQREAAPVSEENEDSAPQISSLCPFPQCTKSFSNARALEMHLNSHSGVKMEEFLPPGASLKCTVCSYTADSVIGFHQHLFSHLTQAAFRCSHCHFGFQTQRELLQHQELHVPGGKLPRESDIEHSPSGTEDSLQPAPDLLTRSELPQSQKAMQTKDASSDTELDKCEKKTQLFLTNQRPEIQPTTNKQSFSYTKIKSEPSSPRLASSPVQPNVGPSFPMGPFLSQFAFPQDITMVPQASEILAKMSELVHRRLRHGSSSYPPVIYSPLMPKGATCFECNITFNNLDNYLVHKKHYCSSRWQQMAKSPEFPGVSEKMPEAVSPNTGQTSINLLNPAAHSADPENPLLQTSCINSSTVLDLIGPNGKGHDKDFSTQVKKLSTSNSNDDKINGKPVDVKNPSVPLVDGESDPNKTTCEACNITFSRHETYMVHKQYYCATRHDPPLKRSASNKVPAMQRTMRTRKRRKMYEMCLPEQEQRPPLVQQRFLDVANLSNPCTSTQEPTEGLGECYHPRCDIFPGIVSKHLETSLTINKCVPVSKCDTTHSSVSCLEMDVPIDLSKKCLSQSERTTASPKRLLDYHECTVCKISFNKVENYLAHKQNFCPVTAHQRNDLGQLDSKVFPNPESERNSPDVSYERSIIKCEKNGNLKQPSPNGNLFSSHLATLQGLKVFSEAAQLIATKEENKHLFLPQCLYPGAIKKAKGADQLSPYYGIKPSDYISGSLVIHNTDLEQSTNAENESPKGQASSNGCAVPKKDSLPLLPKNRGMVIVNGGLKQDDRPATNPQQENISQNPPHEDGHKSPSWISENPLATNENVSPGIPSAEDQLSSIAKGVNGSTQAPTSGKYCRLCDIQFNNLSNFITHKKFYCSSHAAEHVK